DNA sequence from the Streptomyces sp. MST-110588 genome:
CGAGCGAGTCGTCACTGGGCAGCAGGGCGAAGCAGCCGGCGCCGAGGGCCGCGAGCACCATGCCGAGCACCGCCGCACCGGTGGTGCCGATGCGTTCGATGAGGCGGGGCACGAGGGTCGAGGCGAGGATGAGGCTGACCGCGAGGGGCAGGAAGGAGAGTCCCGCCTCGATGGGGGACAGGTCGCGCTCTTCCTGAAGGTGCATGGTCAGCAGGAAGAAGGAGGTCGACAGGGCGGCGCTGAGCAGGACCGTGGCGCCGTTGGCGACGATGCGGACGCGGTTCTTGAAGAACGTCAGGGGCACCAGGGGCTGGGGCGTGCGCCGTTCGACGGCGACGAACGCGGTCGCGCACGCCACGGCGGCGAGCAGGCTCCCGAGGGCGAGCGGCAGCCGGGGCTCGTCCTCGCCCAGCTCGATGACGCCGAAGATGAGCAGCAGCGGCGCGGTCGTGAAGAGCAGTGCGCCGGGCAGGTCGATGGGGGCGCGGTCGCTCGTCCCGTCCTTCTTGACCAGCAGCAGCACGGCGGCGAGGACGAGGCTGACGAGGGGAAGGTTGATCAGGAAGATCCAGCGCCAGGTGAAGAGCTGGGTGATGACACCGGAGAGCAGGAAGCCGAGGACCAGGCCGACGCTCGCGACCGACGCCCATACGCTCAACGCCTTGGAACGGGCGGCGGGTTCAGGGAAGAGCAGCGCGATGAGCGACATCGCGGCGGGCAGGGAGAGGGCCTCGCCGGCGCCCTGCCCGAACCGTGCGAGCACGAGCAGCTCCAGATTCGGGGCGAGACCCGCGGTCAGGGACGACGCGCCGAAGAGGAAGGCGCCGAGCAGGAGGGTCCGCCGCCGCCCGAAGAGGTCGGCGATGCGCCCGCCCACCATGAGCAGACCGCCGCCCATGACGGTGTATCCCGTGACGACCCAGGTGAGATGGCGGGTGTCGACGTCGAAGCTGTCGCGGATGGCGGGCAGGGCGATGTTCACGACGGTCACGTCGACCGCGATGAGGAGCTGGAGCACGGCGAGGAGGACG
Encoded proteins:
- the lmr(A) gene encoding lincomycin efflux MFS transporter Lmr(A), which codes for MSVPAHATTLSRSRWVTLVLLAVLQLLIAVDVTVVNIALPAIRDSFDVDTRHLTWVVTGYTVMGGGLLMVGGRIADLFGRRRTLLLGAFLFGASSLTAGLAPNLELLVLARFGQGAGEALSLPAAMSLIALLFPEPAARSKALSVWASVASVGLVLGFLLSGVITQLFTWRWIFLINLPLVSLVLAAVLLLVKKDGTSDRAPIDLPGALLFTTAPLLLIFGVIELGEDEPRLPLALGSLLAAVACATAFVAVERRTPQPLVPLTFFKNRVRIVANGATVLLSAALSTSFFLLTMHLQEERDLSPIEAGLSFLPLAVSLILASTLVPRLIERIGTTGAAVLGMVLAALGAGCFALLPSDDSLVTSVFPGMILLACGMATGLVALQNAALHAVTEADAGVASGVQRCADQLGGASGIAVYVSVGFSPHLSGGWDPFTVAYGLAAAGLIAAVVAFLAMSPRRRLAAPQEPQEPQD